A DNA window from Loxodonta africana isolate mLoxAfr1 chromosome 7, mLoxAfr1.hap2, whole genome shotgun sequence contains the following coding sequences:
- the LOC100663298 gene encoding olfactory receptor 2D3-like: MGKENQTSVAEFILLGLSRDTKVQILLFCVFLIVYLLSVFGNLLIIILIQTDSRLHTPMYFFLKNLSFADLCFSTSIVPQMLVHFLVKKKSISFAGCSIQIVVFILAGCTECALLAVMSYDRYVAVCKPLHYSTIMTQRVCVRLATVSWVSGAFVCSVDSAFTLCLPYQGQNVINHYFCEPPALLKLASADIYQAEMALFSMGVVILLAPVFLIFVSYCHILSTVMQMQSGEGRLKVFSTCGSHLTVVVLYYGSGIFAYMRPNSKGMSEKDKVISVFYSVMTSMLNPIIYSLRNKDVKGALRKLAGR, encoded by the coding sequence atgggaaaagaaaaccaaacttcTGTAGCTGAATTTATCTTGCTGGGACTTTCACGGGATACAAAGGTCCAGATCTTGTTGTTCTGTGTTTTCCTGATTGTTTACCTTCTTTCCGTATTTGGGAACCTGCTCATAATAATCCTTATCCAAACTGACTCTCGActtcacactcccatgtactttttcctcaaaaACTTATCCTTTGCTGACCTCTGTTTCTCAACAAGCATCGTTCCCCAGATGTTAGTCCATTTCCTTgtgaaaaagaaaagcatttcCTTTGCTGGATGCTCGATACAGATAGTTGTCTTCATCCTAGCAGGGTGTACAGAGTGTGCATTGCTGGCAGtgatgtcctatgaccgctatgtggctgtTTGCAAGCCCCTGCACTACTCCACCATCATGACCCAGAGGGTTTGTGTCCGGCTGGCCACGGTGTCCTGGGTCAGCGGAGCATTTGTGTGTTCAGTGGACAGTGCATTTACACTGTGTCTTCCCTACCAGGGACAGAATGTAATTAACCATTATTTCTGTGAACCTCCCGCACTTctgaagctggcttcagcagaCATCTACCAGGCTGAGATGGCCCTCTTTTCAATGGGTGTGGTGATCCTCCTAGCTcctgtcttcctcatttttgtttcCTACTGTCATATTCTCTCCACTGTGATGCAGATGCAGTCAGGAGAGGGGAGGCTCAAGGTCTTCTCCACTTGTGGTTCCCATCTCACTGTGGTGGTTCTCTACTATGGTTCTGGAATATTTGCCTACATGAGACCCAATTCCAAGGGAATGAGTGAAAAGGATAAGGTCATCTCTGTGTTCTATTCAGTTATGACTTCCATGCTGAATCCCATCAtttacagcctgaggaacaaggaTGTGAAGGGGGCTCTGAGAAAGCTGGCTGGAAGATAG
- the LOC100663015 gene encoding olfactory receptor 2D3-like: MPVNITLIYRDCEVNHSLVLFLLAGKQELTSMGKENQTSVAEFILLGLSQDPKVQILLFCVFVMVYLLSVFGNLLIIILIQTDSRLHTPMYFFLKNLSFADLCFSTSIIPQMLVHFLVKKKSISFAGCSIQIVVFLLAGCTECALLAVMSYDRYVAVCKPLHYSTIMTQRICVRLATVSWVSGAFVCSVDSAFTLCLPYQGQNVINHYFCEPPALLKLASADTYQAEMALFSMGVVLLLVPVFLIFVSYWHILSTVMQMQSGEGRLKVFSTCGSHLTVVVLYYGSGIFAYMRTNSKGMSEKDKVISVFYSVMTSMLNPIIYSLRNKDVKGALRKLAGR; encoded by the coding sequence ATGCCTGTTAACATTACACTTATTTACAGAGATTGTGAAGTCAACCATTCACTTGTTCTTTTTCTGCTTGCAGGTAAACAGGAATTAACatcaatgggaaaagaaaaccaaacttcTGTAGCTGAATTTATCTTGCTGGGACTTTCACAGGATCCAAAAGTCCAGATCTTGTTGTTCTGTGTTTTCGTGATGGTTTACCTTCTCTCTGTATTTGGGAACCTGCTCATAATAATCCTTATCCAAACTGACTCTCGActtcacactcccatgtactttttcctcaaaaACTTATCCTTTGCTGACCTCTGTTTCTCGACAAGCATCATTCCCCAGATGTTAGTCCACTTCCTTgtgaaaaagaaaagcatttcCTTTGCTGGATGCTCGATACAGATAGTTGTCTTCCTCCTAGCAGGATGTACAGAGTGTGCACTGCTGGCGGtgatgtcctatgaccgctatgtggctgtTTGCAAGCCCCTGCACTACTCCACCATCATGACCCAGAGGATTTGTGTCCGGCTGGCCACAGTGTCCTGGGTCAGCGGAGCATTTGTGTGTTCAGTGGACAGTGCATTTACACTGTGTCTTCCCTACCAGGGACAGAATGTAATTAACCATTATTTCTGTGAACCTCCTGCACTCctgaagctggcttcagcagaCACCTACCAGGCTGAGATGGCCCTCTTTTCAATGGGTGTGGTGCTCCTCTTAGTTcctgtcttcctcatttttgtttcCTACTGGCATATTCTCTCCACTGTGATGCAGATGCAGTCAGGAGAGGGGAGGCTCAAGGTCTTCTCCACTTGTGGTTCCCATCTCACTGTGGTGGTTCTCTACTATGGTTCTGGTATATTTGCCTACATGAGAACCAATTCCAAGGGAATGAGTGAAAAGGATAAGGTCATCTCTGTGTTCTATTCGGTTATGACTTCCATGTTGAATCCCATCAtttacagcctgaggaacaaggaTGTGAAGGGGGCTCTGAGAAAGCTGGCTGGAAGATAG